The DNA region ACACGATGAACTTTTAGGATTCGTGGCAGGTTATTGTAAGCAAGGGCAAAAAAGTAAAAGCTTTTATCTAGAAGAAATCTGTGTCCGGTCTCATAAGCAAAGTCAAGGAATTGGGACAAAGCTACTTAACCAGCTAATGGATACTCTAACCGCGATGAAAGTTACCTCTGTTTATCTTTTGACTAAAAAGGATGGACAAGCAGAGGCTTTTTACACCAAGCATGGCTATCAAAGAAGCCAGCATCTGATTTTGATGGCAAAACGATTTTAGAGGAGATGAAAGCTTTGTACTAATTACGTATTGAACATAAAACAAATGCAGCGAAATACATACAGAAACAAACCTCAGCAAGAATAGGAGTACTGGTGTATCCAAACCTAATAATGAATTCCCCACTTTCTGCCCCCTGCCCCCTGCCCTATTACAACAATAATTATTTACGCCGACCTACTTACACCTAGAAAAGCGAAAAGCGGGTGGTCAAAATTAAATAAACAATATATTGAAGAACTTATAGAACAAGGTTTGATGACTACAGGTGGTCTAGAAAAAATTGAAGCTGCAAAACAAGATGGCTCATGGAGGAAGTTAGATGCGATCAAAAAATAGTGCCAAAGAAGCTTAACTCCTTTGGCACGCTTTCTTTATAACCATATATTTTATCGCCTCATGCACGGTTTTTAATTAAGATTACTTGGATAATTTGTATTGCTATCTCGCTAGAAACACCTAAAGCTTGATATAAATCATTTAAGAAGTTTTTTTCTTCTTCAGCTACAATACCTTCAGCTAAAACTAGATCGGTGGCTACTGCAAATGCTGCTTCCCGCAAGTCTTGAGATAGAGAATCTTTGGCTGCATTAAATAAACTATTAAAGCCATCCCCTTCGAGAATGCCCAAGATTTTTTCAAACAACTTGTTCATCATCTCATGGGGATAACTTTTAAAAAGTTTCATCCGAGACAGCACAAAAGTGATAGAATTTGCTTGCTCAAAAGAAAGATAACCGTCTGACGCTGTTGCTGCCAAAACAATGACAGCAAAAGCCTCCTCTGGATTCAGTGCTGTTTGAGTTTGGCTTTCTGTGCCCAACACAGCGTCAAATAGACCCATTGTAGTAACTCCTTGGTTAGAGCCTCAATAGCGCTACAGTTACCTGTATGTTTGGTAGATTTACAGGCAAAACTGCAACGCTATGAGACTTTCATGCTTTAGTATTCCCAAGATTTGTTCATGGCGAACACTTGCACGCAATGGTTTTTGGCAATAACTACACTGCCATTTATAAACTACTTAGCGTTCTCCTGCCTTTTCTATTGTTTCAATTACCGCCAAACCTATACCAGAAGCTGCTAGTAACAGTACTACTGATATTAAATAGGCGTTTGTGAGCATCCGTAGGGCTTCATCAAAGAAAATATAGGTGGTCATTGCTTCACCTTTTGAAATTTGTGCTGCTAGTACTTTTTATTTCTCCACACACCGATGGGTGAATTTCGCCGAGAAACTGCTAGCAATTGCATCTTAACAAAACTTTAGCTGTTTCAGAACAACATTCAAACTTTTTATTTCTGAAGATTTGATGAATTTTAGAAAGCCTTGGTAAAAGAAATTACTTAGGTTGAGTTTAGAGCAAAAGTTGTTTCACCCTACTTTTACGTAAAATAGCTGTTAAATTAGTCAACTAACTCACAAATAATCATGACAAGAAGTATGCACAAATTGCCTATTTTTGCAGACTATGTTGTGAAATCCAAAGGATACACACAAAAAGATTCCCAGTTCATAAGAGAAATCGGGAATCTGAGCCACGAATTAATAGGATTATTATGATCTCAGTGCATATACTAAAGTCACTCAATTACAAATTCCGAGGTTTTACTTAAAAAAAGAAAGTCTCTAAAGTAAACAATGTTCAATCGTTGCTACAACTGATTCAGAAAGAGAACCAAAGTCGTAACCACCTTCTAAGCCAAATAGAATTTTACGAGTTATCCCTAGACAATAGTCAGTAAATAAAGCGTAGTCTTTTGGCTGCAAATTCATACTTGCCAAAGGATCTGCGGCATTGGCATCATAACCAGCACTCACAATCAGCAAATCCGCCTGAAAGTTAGCCAAAAAGGGTACAACTTGTCTTTCAAATAGCGGCTGATATGATGCAATATCACTACCAGGGGGTACAGGTAAATTTAATACATTATTATGAAAGCCGCGTTCTGTCGCTCTTCCAGTACCGGGATAGCAGGGATACTGATGTAGGGAACAGTAGGCAATGCTTGCTTGGGTTTCAACGATCGCCTGAGTACCATTACCGTGATGTACATCCCAATCGAGGATAGCGACGCGGTTAATTCCGGGTTGCTCAAGGGCAAATAAAGCTGCGATCGCCGCATTAGAAAATAGGCAAAAGCCCATCCCCGCATCACTTTCTGCATGATGTCCTGGGGGACGTGCTAGTACAAAAGCTGGATTCGCCGACTTTAACACAGCCTCAACACCATCCAACCATGCACTGACTGCCAACAATGCCACATCATAACTACGCGGGGAAACTGGCGTATCTCCATCCAAAGGGCCGCCGCCACTAGAAGCGATTTGCCAAAGTTTTTTGATGTAGGCTGGGCTATGGGCCTTAACTAACATAGACATCAGTGATGGCTGTTCTGATGCTGGTGTAGGCGATCGCCAGTCAATTTTATCTGCAAATGTAGCTGCTTTTAGGGCAGTAGCGATCGCACTTAAACGTTCTGGTTTTTCAGGATGGTATTTTCCGGTCTTGTGATCTAAAAATTCGTCGGAATAGATGACTGGCAGCATAGGACGAAAAAGGTTGACAGCAAGACAATGAATGCTATTGTATCGTTACTGGTACAAACAGTTTTTCCTTAGTACTACTTACTGCGTCAAGCTAAGTTTGCTGGATTATTTGACACTAGTAAACTCAACGAGGTTGTCACCAACCCCGTTGGTCTTCAAAACCGGACGTGAGACTTTCACCTCATCCGGCTCCTCAATGAATCGGCGCTTATCATGCGTACTTCACAACTGAACCATCTACAGTTGTCTTTTCATCGTGGCAGTGTCTGTGTAATATCTGGAGATTTTTATAATCGTCTTTACCTCCCAAACTTTTGGGGATTTTGTGGTCAATCTCCAGTACATCTTCCTCTCGAAAGTACATTCGGCAGTGGGTACACTTCCCTTTTTGTTTCTTTAAGAGTGTTGCTACTCTCGTAGTCGTTTCTGGGTGTTCTCCCATTCTTGAACTCCAGTAAATTAGGTTGCCATCATAAGGACTAGCTTCGCCTTTAACTTTCACATGCCGAATAATTTTTGTTTCCGCGTGTGACCGTAACCGCAACGGGTTTTTACCCTCTTGCCTGGTTGCGAATACCCAATTATCACCACCTATGGTTTGCCAATATTTCTTTGTTACCCATCCCCTGGATTTCTTGGGGTGGCGGTGTTGCGCCCAAGCCTTTAGCTTTGGATACATGAGATTATCTAGGTCAGCAAAGATAACCTTGCTTACTGATGTTGAATAGTAGTTAGACCATCCTGTTATTACCGGATTTAGTCGGCTGATTAACGCCATTTGTGGCGCTGCTTTATGGTCATCGATGATACTTGCTATTCGGTCGTAATGTATCTTTTGCTTTTCCTTGCTTGGGGTGATGATTGTCTTGAAGCCTTGTTTTGAGTGGTATTTACCCACTTTCCACTGTCTTATGTTAAAACCAAGGAAGTTAAAACCTGGTTTTTCTGACCCATACTTATTTAAAGTGTGGGTTAGACGTGTTTTAGAAAGCTTCAATTCCAGACCCATGTCTATTAACCATTCAGAGATTATCTCCCTGCATCTTTGGACAACGGTTATGTCTTTGTGGAGAATCACAAAGTCATCGGCATATCGGATAACTTGAGGGCTTCTGAACTTTGTACCTTTTTTGTGATACCAAGTTTCCCTCATGGTTTGAGACATTTCTGGGAATGCCTTATTTATCCGTTCTTCCATCCCGTGAAGGGCGATGTTAGCTAGTAGCGGAGAGATTACCCCACCCTGTGGCGTACCCTCAGATGTTGGAAACAACTGCTTACCATCCATTACCCCCGCTTTTAACCATGCTCGAATTTGTCGGCGGATGGTGGGAGATGTATTTAATTTTCTTAGCAGTGCTTCATGGTCGATGCGGTCGAAGCATTTTGCAATGTCGGCATCAAGCACAAATTTACTTTTCTGCACAATTGCTTGGAATATTGCCTCTCTTGCATCATGACATGAGCGCCCAGGTCTGAACCCGTATGAGTTAGGCTCAAATCGTGCTTCCCATTCCGGCTCTAATGCCAGTTTGAACAGCGCTTGCAAGGCTCGGTCGTTCATTACGGGAATACCCAAAGGTCGTTTCTCATCCGTTCCTGGTTTGGGAATCCAAACCCGTCGTGTCGGTTTCACCTTTGACTTAGGTTTTATTTTTGTAACCAGTATCAAACGAGCTTCTGGGGATAGTGATTTAACACCGTCCACCCCTGCTGTCTTTTTGCCCTGGTTATCTTGTGTAACCCGACGAACCGATAGACACTTTGCTGCCCAGGAATTCATCAACGTCCTCTGGAGTCTGCGAAATGCTTTGACATCACCACGACGAGATGCTTTGTAAATTCGTTTTTGCAACTTAAAAACACGTCTTTCCAACTTACGCCAGTTGATGTGTTTCCATTCCACCATCGATTCATTACTCAAAACCGTTCTAATTGGGTTAGTCTTCAGGGGAAGAAAACCGTTTTTGTTAGGTTTAGGAGCAATTTGTCGTGTATTAGACTTTTGCATTGCTACTCATAACTTTACACTCCAAATCACCGTAAGTCCGTCAGCATATCTCTGTCATTACAACAGAGCGTTCGCTTCTGACTAAATCTTTACTCTCGTTGCATACGGTTAGCACCTACTCGGTTATCGACCTTACTGAGAGCAAACGAAAGGTTACTTCGTTCCGAATAACCATTGTTAGAACCTTTAGAATGATGCTATCCACCGGGTTTATTAGGAGTGCAACTGGTCAGGCGAGGAACTGCCAGCCCTTTATCCCTTACCTTTTGGCTCCAACGCATTAAGCCTTATTTCGCTGGTTCTTTATTACGATGGTTCGGCGCATCTTTGCTTTTGCTATTCATGGGTTCATGCTCGAAAGGGAACCAGCTTAGGCTGCCAGTTGTTCCTCCTTTTCATCCCGCTTTACGGATTGATGGCTAGTCGCTACCGTAGGGATGATGCTGTTACCGTTGCACCTACGGAGAGGGACTTCTCCTTAATTTCTTTTGGAGTCACCCTCATGGTTATTCAGTTATCATCTGAGAGAGATTAAAGTGCGAACTCAACCCAATGGGGTTATCTCTCAAATGTCACTCATCCCTGAATATTTCTATTCATTTCGAGTGAACGAATCGCACCCCTGCTCTAAAGAGACAGGGCTTTCAAACTTCCCAGTTTTTCTTGTAACTAACCGCAGAGGCACAATGTTGCAAAGCTTCCCGAAATATAGGTTCGTATCAAAAGTGAATATATCTTAAGAAGCATGTAAATAAATAAACCCAGCAAATATACTGTTATGAGACATGAGATAATTTTAACTTTGATAAATTGTCTTTAATAAAATAAAAATCTCAGCAGGTTGGGCTTGTTCTAACTTTGTACTTTGGTCATTAATGGAAAAATTTAATTGCTCTCTCATCATTGATAGATAAACTAGTAAATCAAGAAAACAAGTTCTGCAATAGTTAATTTACAACGTGTCTACTTTTGCAATTAACCCGGTACTTCCCTGCTTAATAGAACCTGAAGGCTTCAGAAAGGCATGGGGTATGCTTCCCCTTGTTTTTTCCTTCACAGCTACGCTTCATAGTTATGTGAGTTAAGCAACATGAACGTGGATGCATTTAGCCAGCATATAGAGAAATTGTACTCGAAGATACAGGCGTTATTACAATGCAATGAAATTAAGGCAAACTCCCAAGAAGAGATAATAACAGAGGCTTTTGAGGAACTCCACACTGCAATGGAACAACTATTGACAGCCTCCCAGGAGTTAAAGGTAACACGAACGGCATTAGAGAAAGAGCGCCAGCGTTACCAAGATTTGTTTGAGTTCGCTCCAGATGGTTATTTGGTAACTAATGCTGTAGGCACAATCCAAGAGGCTAACCATGCAGCAGCAACCTTGCTCGGTGTCCACCAAAAGTATCTAGTAGGTAAACCATTAATTGTCTTTATTGCTCAACAAGACCGCCAGTCGTTTAGTCTTCAGTTGAAGAATTTTCAGGAGCTACTGAACTGGGAAATTAACTTACAACCACGGGGAGGAGAGCCTTTCCCTGCGATGATTAAGGCGTCTGCGGTGTACGACTTACAGAAGAAGCAGATTGGCTGGCATTGGCTACTGTGTAACATCACTGAGCGCAAACAAGTTGAAAAAATGTTGCACCAAGCTTACGAGGAGTTAGAAATAAGAGTAGCAGAACGGACAGCAGAACTGGTAAAAGCAAATCAGAAATTGCTAACTGAAATTACAGAGCGTAAACGAGTCGAATCACAACTGCTATACCTTGCGTTTCACGATGCACTGACGGGTTTGCCGAACCGTGCTGCATTTATGAACCGCCTAAGACGTGCAATCGATTATGCAAAAAGGCATTCAGACTATTTATTTGCTGTACTATTTATCGACCTAGATCGCTTTAAGCTGATCAATGACAGTTTAGGACACATAAAAGGAGACCAATTTCTGCTTGCGATTGCAAATAAGCTAGAAATATGTATACGCTCCATAGATACAGTTGCACGCCTTGGGGGAGACGAATTTACAATCCTGCTTGAAGGAATCCAAGATGTGTCAGACGCCATCAAAGCGGTTGAGCGGATTCAACAGGAACTAGCGTTACCCTTTGAGCTTGAGGGACAAGAAATGTTCACAACAGCAAGTATTGGTATTGCCTTGAGTTCGACAGTTGACTATGAACAGCCAGAAGAACTGTTGAGGGATGCTGATACGGCAATGTACCGAGCTAAGGTGCTGGGCAGAGCGCGTTATGAGCTATTCAACTCAGATATGTATGCTAAGGTTTTGGCAAAATTGCAGTTAGAGACCGAGTTACGCCGAGCAATTGAACACCTTGAGTTTCGAGTTTTTTACCAACCGATTGTTTCACTCACCAAAGGCTCTATTTTAGGTTTTGAGGCTTTGTTGCGCTGGCAGCATCCAGAGCGTGGTTTACTTAATCCAGCAGATTTTATTCCCCTTGCAGAAGAAACTGGACTAATTTTCTCTATTGGTAGCTGGGTGTTGGATGAAGCCTGTCGCCAAATGCAAGCTTGGCGGATGTGCCATCATTCTAACTTGTTAGAGAAAATCAGTGTCAATCTCTCCCTCAAGCAATTTTCCCAGCCAAATTTAATTGAGCAGATTGGGCAAGTTTTGCACTCAACTGGTCTTGATGCTGCTACTTTAGTGCTAGAGATTACTGAAAGCGTAATTGTGGAAAATAGCGATAAGACAACTGCTGCACTTTTACAACTTCGAGAGATGGGCATTGAGTTATCAATTGATGACTTTGGTACGGGCTACTCTTCATTAGGTCGTCTTTATAACTTTCCGATTAGTGTGTTGAAGATTGACCCTTCTTTCATCAGCTTGATGAGCGTCAATAGTAAAGATTTAGAAATTATTGAGATAATTATCACAGTGGCACACAAACTTGGTGTGGATGTGCTAGCCGAAGGAGTAGAGACAAAAGAGCAATTAGCACTTCTAAGAAAGTTGAACTGTGAATATGCTCAGGGAAATTTTTTCTCTGTTCCATTAAATAGTTCAGCAGCAGAAGCATTAATTATGACAAATCCTCGGTGGTAAGGGTTATTTAAAAGTAATTCGTTATTCGTATTTTAAATCGGTATATAGCGCCAAACCAAAGCGGGGATTTGTTGTAATCTAGTTTTGTAAAAGAGACTTTAGCTGAAATAAAGCCACTTGATAGGCGAATGCGAGTGCGTCTTTGCAGGAAAGGGGAAGTGAACTAGCTCATAAAATTGGTCATTGCCTTCGTTACCATAGTACCAGCCATCGTGTTAACAAGCTCTCTCGTTTTTCCTTTATCCCTTTTGTTCAATGACTCTCAACTTTCGCTAAATTGGAAAAAGGTAAACTTAAGGGAATTTTAAATGTCAGCACAATTGTTACTGGTGGATGATGAACCAGGAATACGGGAAGCCGTCAAAGACTATTTGCAAGAGAGCGGTTTCAGCGTTCAAGTCGCCAGTAACGCCCTTGAAGGTTGGGAATTGATGCAGATGAATACACCTGACTTAGTGATTTCTGATGTCATGATGCCTCAGGTGGATGGCTATCAGTTCCTGAAGCAACTGCGAGAAGACCCCCGCTTCCAAGCGCTGCCGGTAGTATTTTTAACTGCTAAAGGTATGACAGGCGATCGCATCCAAGGGTATCATGCTGGTGTGGATGCCTATCTACCCAAACCCTTCGATCCAGATGAGTTAGTGGCTATAGTCGAAAATTTGCTAGCCCGCCGGGCCGCTAAGGCTTCAACTACTGGAGATGACGTTGAAACCCCTGATCTTGCTGAATTAGCCAATCAGATTGCCCAAATTAAAGCATTGTTAACTCAAAGAAATGCCATTTCCCAATCTCCAGCGCCCTTCAAAATTGATTTGACTCCTAGAGAACAAAGTGTTTTGAACTTAGTTGCTGAAGGGTTGATGAACAAAGAAATCGCCCGTCGCTTAGAAACCAGCGTCCGCAATGTAGAAAAATACGTCAGCCGTTTATTCAGTAAAACTGGCACCAATAGCCGTACTGAGTTAGTTCGTTTCGCCCTAGAACACGGTCTTGCTAAATAGAGAGTTTTTGAATTGGGAATTGGGGATTGGGGATTGGGGATTGGGCATTGGGCATTGGGCATGGGGCATGGGGCATTAGTTATTCTTTCTTACCTCATCTCCCTGCTCCCCTGCTCCCCTGCTTCCCCTGCCTCTTGTGGGTAATTGGCAATAGGTAACTGGCTGCTAAACCATAACCTATTACCAGTAATAGATAAAACATAAGTATTTCAGCAAATCAGGCACTTAGTTAAAGTAAAAAGCTAAAAGGAAAGTTATTTATTTTCACTTTGGCCTTTTAGGTTTTCACTGAATTTGCGCCTGTTGTCCAATTCCCCATCTGTAAAGACACAGAATTTTCTTGTTCCTGTAATGTTTTTATAAAAACTCGGTAAAATGCACCCGGCTGAATTTGCTCTTAGATTCTACCAGTACCCTTTGCTACAAAGTTTTTAATAGAGAAACTGTTCCTGGGACTCTGTGCTGCTAAAGACTTTCACAAAGGAGAAATCACAATATTTTATGAATTCTACTTACTGCTTAGTTTTTATTGCAACGGGGCTATATGATCAACATTTGATTTGATGCCCAATTAATGTTTTTTCGCTACTTAAATTACACCTTTAAGACTGGGGATTTTCAGCAGCATTACGCAAGCGCATCAACTGGCGTCGCATTTGAGGTGAGGCTTTAAACTCAGACACTTCCTGCGCTTTAACAGACGCTTGCAGTGTCTCTAGAAAGTCGTCAGAACCCTCGGTTAAGGCATCAAGTAATACCTGTAACAGTTGTTCGCGATCGCCCAATAGACTCTTTTCCTCAATCAACCGGAATTTGAGATGGATTTCGCACTCATAAACACCTACTTCGAGATTATTTATCTGGCGTGGTAATGCTTTGGAGTTCATAACTATTGAGATTCCTTTACTTGGTGGTCATGAGGGTAAGGAGGTAGATGCCCAGCAAAATTCTTTATATCTTCTTTGAATCCAAAGTGCTTGAATTAAGAATTTTTCTTCATCAATCACCTTTGTATTCCATTTCAGTCTCCTGTGTTTTATTTTCAAGCTAGATTTTGATGTGACTGTGCCAGATATAGCTTATGGTAAGCCATAACTATTATTCAGTTTTTAAGATTCTACACAATAAAGTTTCTGTAAGAAGTTGTCCGGTCTTTTTAAAGCTTTTTACATCAACTTTATGTGAACGTCAAGAACAGTTTGACTTGTTACTTGAATTTTGGTGTTTATACGTAAGTAAAATCGCTTAATTTTTTTGAAATTAGTAAAGCCAGAGGTCGATGTAGCACTATTCAGTAAAATTACTTGATGTACGTTTTTTGCAATAGACAATTTCGCAAAAATTGATGAGCAGAATAATTAAGGTAAAAACTTTTGTTCTCCATAAAAAAATGTACACAGATCAAATTATTCCTGGTGAGTGCTTGACTCTACTGGCTTTTAGGCTTCATGAGTACGAAAATCTTAGCAGTAGGTAAGATTAGCACACCACTTTGACTTGTTTGTATACGCCAAATAAAAACACTCTCACCAGTAATTTTTACAAAAAAATAATTGGACTACTGTCAGTACTAGCTACTAATTGTGTCTTCAACTCCTAACAGAAGTAGTAAGTTAATCAGTACAGGTGATATTTTTACTTATGCCCATTCAATATACCCTTTTGAAACTGAGTTCAAAGCTTGTAAATTGAGAGCATTCAAGCTTGAATATACCGTTTACAATAATTTCAGTGTAATCCACCCAAATCTTACACCCTTTTATGGATAACCCGATGCTGCTCAAGTCCACAACCCGGCATGTCCGCATTTTTGCAGGCGAAATAGACCGGGATGGCGAACTTATTCCCAGTGAACAAGTCTTAACGTTAGATATTGACCCAGATAACGAATTTAACTGGAATGAAGATGCGCTGCAAAAAGTTTATCGAAAATTTGATGAACTAGTAGAAGCATCTAGTGGCGCAGACCTTACAGACTATAACTTGCGCCGTGTTGGGTCAGATTTAGAGCATTATCTGCGATCGCTCCTACAACTTGGCGAAATCAGCTACAATCTATCTGCTCGCGTTACCAACTACAGCATGGGAGTCCCCCAAGTCGCAATTGACGACAAACAATAAGCAAATGAGTTGGTAGCGATCTGGCTGAACTTTTCTGACAATTCAGATCCATCTGGAATCCACGAAAAATCTAACCCTCTAACCTCCTTCCCCAACACGGGAAGGGGGAAAATTAATTTGTAAGCTTTGCGACCTCGCCAAAAAGAACCCAGAAACGGGATTACCAGATTTTTAAAGCCTCTTCATTAGTCAGCTACTTTGAGTAGTTCACCGAAACAGTGCTGAGTGCTGAGTAACGAGTGCTGAGTAAAAAAAGTAATAAGCGCACTCAGCACAAAAGGTTTGAAGCCCCAGCATGCGGTATGGAAAAACAAAAAAAGATTTATTTCGAGATGCGTAGCACGAGAAATAATGCGTCCTTACTTCAATCCCCTAGATTTATCTATGGGGCTACTCAGCACTCAGCACTCAGCACTCAGCACTCCTGAACAAACACCTCTCGCCGTGGAAGCCCCTGCTTGAAAGCATGGGGGTAAGGCGTAGGCGATTTTAAGACGCTCGATGACTCGCTACCGCAACGCTTTCGCCGTCAAGTTGGTTTCAAAAACCATAGCTGTATCCATCCTTTTTATGAATTGGTGAACAATATTTGTGGCTAATACCCGATATTCTTCCCGTCTTGGTAGCAATATCAAAACTACCCGTAGCCCGACATAATACCCGCCCAACATATTCGCCTAATTTCTTACCATTAGTGACGACAGCTTTAATGATGTCTCCAGTTTGAAAACCAACTTGGGTGAATATTAGGACTTACGCACACTCTACGAATTCTCGGCGCTCTTGGCGTCTTGGCGGTTCGAGAAATTAAGCTTTTTAGCAATTTTTGCGTAAGTCCTAAATATGTTCAACCTGAAGTGGAATATCTTTAATCCCACAATAAGCACATTCCCTGTTCCATTTTTCAAGCAAGTATTCACGAGTCTCAAAACCTTGAAGCGTACCCTGTTGATACTCGCTCCCTTGAATATGTGGATTCCGCATCAACTGCATATCAAACCGCACTAGCTCTTGACTAATAGCGGTGATTGGCGCAAACTGGCGAAGCTTTTTAACCCAAGTTTCGATATTTTCAACCCGATGTAAACTTGGTGCTAACCATCCTGGTGGACGGGTTCTGTTTAAAAATCTTGGTTTTCTGTAACGAGTTTTTCTTACGCGTCTACCACGCCTTAATTGTCTCCTTGAGGTAAGAGCGTTTCTAATTGCAAAACCTCTATGTTTTAACTCAGCAGCAAATACAACCTCTCCAGTAGCACCGTTGACTAATGCAATTCCGGTGTGTTTTGCACCTGGATCGATTTTTAATCTGAGTGCCGATATAGGAGAATCAAGACGTGATTCTTTTAAAATAATTGTGAACGGAAACTGTCTAAATACTGCTGCTTTTTTGTTTCGTAATAACTGCCTTGCTTGTGCTGAATGGATTGGGTCTAATGGTCGCTTGTTTTGGTCGATAACAAATACTTTGGACATAAGTCCCTCCTTTCGGGTAAGGTTAGCTTCGTCAATGTTTAAGGTCGGTAACTATATTGAGGACACTTCCTTAACCCTTGTACAGATGTTTAATCCTCAATTTCTAGAGCAGGGGACTAGCGAAAGCATCCCCTGGTAGGTCTTTAAACTCTTGCCTTAAACGTAGTTCGAGTTTTGAACTTAGACTGGTCAGATTAGGGCTTTTTTCAAGCCCCCGCCTTTAGGCGTGGGGTTTCTGACTTATCTTAATTCTTAATTAAAGTTAATTGTTGCTATCCTACTTATAAACTAAATAAATACCAAGATTATCTGCCTCTTGATGATGAGGTACAGCAAAAGCTTGGGGCGCAGTTATGCTTGGGTTATGCTTTGGTAACAGGGTTGGAGTTAGTTGCTTTGGCGATGGAGAGTCACAGAGCAATAAAAGCTATGATGAGGCTGTAGGGTTGACTTAGGAGCATATTCTTTGGATAAGTAAATATTAGCACCTGCTGATATCCACCAGCTAAAATCATCATCTAAAGTCTGGTTATGTCAAGTTTAAGAAACATGAGCGGTCTAGATTGTCCCTAATAATGCTGTTAAAGAAATTGCCAATCGCTTCCCGGTGCGAAAACTATGGAAAATGACGCGGCAACGCTCTACTGTACAAATGAAAGTTGTCAGGCTGCCAACCCCCTGACCCACAAGTTTTGCCTGCGATGTTCCACGCCCCTAACCAAAAATTACCTCTGGGCTGTGGTAGATGGCCCCAGTGTGGGTAGCCCTGGAGAAATATTAGCCGATCGCTATTT from Nostoc commune NIES-4072 includes:
- a CDS encoding NAD(P)H-quinone oxidoreductase subunit M gives rise to the protein MDNPMLLKSTTRHVRIFAGEIDRDGELIPSEQVLTLDIDPDNEFNWNEDALQKVYRKFDELVEASSGADLTDYNLRRVGSDLEHYLRSLLQLGEISYNLSARVTNYSMGVPQVAIDDKQ
- a CDS encoding sensor domain-containing protein, giving the protein MNVDAFSQHIEKLYSKIQALLQCNEIKANSQEEIITEAFEELHTAMEQLLTASQELKVTRTALEKERQRYQDLFEFAPDGYLVTNAVGTIQEANHAAATLLGVHQKYLVGKPLIVFIAQQDRQSFSLQLKNFQELLNWEINLQPRGGEPFPAMIKASAVYDLQKKQIGWHWLLCNITERKQVEKMLHQAYEELEIRVAERTAELVKANQKLLTEITERKRVESQLLYLAFHDALTGLPNRAAFMNRLRRAIDYAKRHSDYLFAVLFIDLDRFKLINDSLGHIKGDQFLLAIANKLEICIRSIDTVARLGGDEFTILLEGIQDVSDAIKAVERIQQELALPFELEGQEMFTTASIGIALSSTVDYEQPEELLRDADTAMYRAKVLGRARYELFNSDMYAKVLAKLQLETELRRAIEHLEFRVFYQPIVSLTKGSILGFEALLRWQHPERGLLNPADFIPLAEETGLIFSIGSWVLDEACRQMQAWRMCHHSNLLEKISVNLSLKQFSQPNLIEQIGQVLHSTGLDAATLVLEITESVIVENSDKTTAALLQLREMGIELSIDDFGTGYSSLGRLYNFPISVLKIDPSFISLMSVNSKDLEIIEIIITVAHKLGVDVLAEGVETKEQLALLRKLNCEYAQGNFFSVPLNSSAAEALIMTNPRW
- a CDS encoding GNAT family N-acetyltransferase; the protein is MSEEIQTFTTEYLDQCAHLYIEVFNGEPWSEEWTFETAKARLFEILNTPGFVGFVFKHDELLGFVAGYCKQGQKSKSFYLEEICVRSHKQSQGIGTKLLNQLMDTLTAMKVTSVYLLTKKDGQAEAFYTKHGYQRSQHLILMAKRF
- a CDS encoding histone deacetylase family protein — protein: MLPVIYSDEFLDHKTGKYHPEKPERLSAIATALKAATFADKIDWRSPTPASEQPSLMSMLVKAHSPAYIKKLWQIASSGGGPLDGDTPVSPRSYDVALLAVSAWLDGVEAVLKSANPAFVLARPPGHHAESDAGMGFCLFSNAAIAALFALEQPGINRVAILDWDVHHGNGTQAIVETQASIAYCSLHQYPCYPGTGRATERGFHNNVLNLPVPPGSDIASYQPLFERQVVPFLANFQADLLIVSAGYDANAADPLASMNLQPKDYALFTDYCLGITRKILFGLEGGYDFGSLSESVVATIEHCLL
- a CDS encoding tellurite resistance TerB family protein: MGLFDAVLGTESQTQTALNPEEAFAVIVLAATASDGYLSFEQANSITFVLSRMKLFKSYPHEMMNKLFEKILGILEGDGFNSLFNAAKDSLSQDLREAAFAVATDLVLAEGIVAEEEKNFLNDLYQALGVSSEIAIQIIQVILIKNRA
- a CDS encoding response regulator transcription factor is translated as MSAQLLLVDDEPGIREAVKDYLQESGFSVQVASNALEGWELMQMNTPDLVISDVMMPQVDGYQFLKQLREDPRFQALPVVFLTAKGMTGDRIQGYHAGVDAYLPKPFDPDELVAIVENLLARRAAKASTTGDDVETPDLAELANQIAQIKALLTQRNAISQSPAPFKIDLTPREQSVLNLVAEGLMNKEIARRLETSVRNVEKYVSRLFSKTGTNSRTELVRFALEHGLAK
- a CDS encoding Npun_R1517 family heterocyst differentiation transcriptional regulator, with product MNSKALPRQINNLEVGVYECEIHLKFRLIEEKSLLGDREQLLQVLLDALTEGSDDFLETLQASVKAQEVSEFKASPQMRRQLMRLRNAAENPQS
- the ltrA gene encoding group II intron reverse transcriptase/maturase, translating into MQKSNTRQIAPKPNKNGFLPLKTNPIRTVLSNESMVEWKHINWRKLERRVFKLQKRIYKASRRGDVKAFRRLQRTLMNSWAAKCLSVRRVTQDNQGKKTAGVDGVKSLSPEARLILVTKIKPKSKVKPTRRVWIPKPGTDEKRPLGIPVMNDRALQALFKLALEPEWEARFEPNSYGFRPGRSCHDAREAIFQAIVQKSKFVLDADIAKCFDRIDHEALLRKLNTSPTIRRQIRAWLKAGVMDGKQLFPTSEGTPQGGVISPLLANIALHGMEERINKAFPEMSQTMRETWYHKKGTKFRSPQVIRYADDFVILHKDITVVQRCREIISEWLIDMGLELKLSKTRLTHTLNKYGSEKPGFNFLGFNIRQWKVGKYHSKQGFKTIITPSKEKQKIHYDRIASIIDDHKAAPQMALISRLNPVITGWSNYYSTSVSKVIFADLDNLMYPKLKAWAQHRHPKKSRGWVTKKYWQTIGGDNWVFATRQEGKNPLRLRSHAETKIIRHVKVKGEASPYDGNLIYWSSRMGEHPETTTRVATLLKKQKGKCTHCRMYFREEDVLEIDHKIPKSLGGKDDYKNLQILHRHCHDEKTTVDGSVVKYA